The Lysobacter enzymogenes DNA segment GCGGGCGCCCCAGTTGCGCGGCGACCTGCGCCAGCGCCGCATCCACCGCCGCGGGCGCGGCCTCGCGCCCGGCCTTGGCGTCGGTCAGCGCACCGCGCGCCAGCGGACTCCAGGCGATCGCGCCGAGCCCCTTGTGCGCGCACATCGGCAGCAGTTCGGCCTCGATGTCGCGCTGATGCAGGTTGTACAGCGCCTGTACGCAGCAGTAGCGCGCCCAGCCGTTGCCTTGCGCGGTCCACAACGCCTCGTTGAGGCGCCAGGCGGTGTAGTTGGACGCGCCCAGGTACAGCACCTTGCCCTGGCGCACCAATTGATCGAACGCGCCGAGGGTTTCTTCCAACGGAGTCAGGAAATCGTCGGAATGGGCGAAGTACAGATCGATGTACTCGGTCTTGAGCCGGCGCAGCGAGGCTTCGCAGGACTGCACGATGTGCTTGCGCGACAGCCCGAGCTGGTTCGGCCCGGGGCCGGTGCGGCGGAACACCTTGGTCGAGATCACCAACTGATCGCGCCGGTCGCCGATCCACTCGCCGAGCAGGCGCTCGCTTTCCGGCGAGAAATCGGCGGTGTCGACGAAGTTGACCCCGGCGTCGAGGCAGCGCGCCCAGATCCGCCGCGCTTCGTCGGCCGGGGTGCTGCCGCCGAACTCGGTCGCCCCCAGGCACAGTTCGGAGACTTTGAGTCCGGTCGAGCCGAGAAAGGAATAGCGCACGCGCGGGCCTCAGTGGGTCGCCGGGGCGTCGACGGCGCGCCCCTTGTCCAGGTGCAGCTGGCGCGTCGCCCGCGCCGCCGCCGCCGGATCGTGGGTGACCATGACGATGGTCTTGCCGTGCTCGCGGTTGAACGCGCCGAGCAGGTCCAGCACTTCGTCGGCGCTGGCGCGGTCGAGGTCGCCGGTGGGCTCGTCGCAGACCAGCAGCGGCGCGTCGGTGACGATGGCGCGGGCGATCGCCACGCGCTGCTGCTGGCCGCCGGACAGCTGCGCCGGCTTGTGATCGATGCGGTGCGACAGACCGACCACCTCCAGCGCGATGCGCGCCTGGCGCCGGCGCCGCGCGGCGTCGAGGCCGCTGAGCAGCAACGGCACTTCCACGTTCTGCGCGGCGGTCAGGGTCGGCATCAGGTGGTAGAGCTGGAACACGAAGCCGATGTGGCGGCCGCGCCAACGCGCCAGTTCGGTCGCGCTCATCTCGCCGATGCGCGCGTCGGCGACGGTCAGTTCGCCGGCGCTGGGCTTGTCGAGGCCGGCGATCAGATTGAGCAGGGTCGACTTGCCCGAACCCGACGGCCCCAT contains these protein-coding regions:
- a CDS encoding ABC transporter ATP-binding protein, whose protein sequence is MSLVSVRNLRKSYGLGANSVEVLHGVDLDVAEGEFVALMGPSGSGKSTLLNLIAGLDKPSAGELTVADARIGEMSATELARWRGRHIGFVFQLYHLMPTLTAAQNVEVPLLLSGLDAARRRRQARIALEVVGLSHRIDHKPAQLSGGQQQRVAIARAIVTDAPLLVCDEPTGDLDRASADEVLDLLGAFNREHGKTIVMVTHDPAAAARATRQLHLDKGRAVDAPATH
- a CDS encoding aldo/keto reductase encodes the protein MRYSFLGSTGLKVSELCLGATEFGGSTPADEARRIWARCLDAGVNFVDTADFSPESERLLGEWIGDRRDQLVISTKVFRRTGPGPNQLGLSRKHIVQSCEASLRRLKTEYIDLYFAHSDDFLTPLEETLGAFDQLVRQGKVLYLGASNYTAWRLNEALWTAQGNGWARYCCVQALYNLHQRDIEAELLPMCAHKGLGAIAWSPLARGALTDAKAGREAAPAAVDAALAQVAAQLGRPRAQVALRWALNRVGMNAVAMGPSSLAQAEENLGACDLELDAGQMAALDAAGAPRRPYPANLEPLARALRNDD